The following nucleotide sequence is from Candidatus Alcyoniella australis.
ACCTTTATCTCCGATTCGGCCCGCGCCGCGGACTGCCCGACGACCTACGAGAACTTCGGCAAAGCTTTCATGGAGCAGTACTGCACCCGCTGCCACGCCAGCGATAAGAGCGGCTTCGGCCGCAAGGGCGCACCCGCGGGCTACGACTTCGACCTGGTCGAGAAGATCGCCGAAGACAAGGGTGATATCCTCG
It contains:
- a CDS encoding cytochrome c — encoded protein: MSRALTPCVVVLSICCLLAAATFISDSARAADCPTTYENFGKAFMEQYCTRCHASDKSGFGRKGAPAGYDFDLVEKIAEDKGDILEWVIDKKSMPPRGDKPGADQRNKLKAWLDCEY